A region from the Leopardus geoffroyi isolate Oge1 chromosome E3, O.geoffroyi_Oge1_pat1.0, whole genome shotgun sequence genome encodes:
- the SSTR5 gene encoding somatostatin receptor type 5, producing MEPLFPVPTLAAWNASAAAPGAGGRNGTLAGPAASPGARAVVVPVLYLLVCVVGLGGNALVIYVVLRHAKMKTVTNIYILNLAVADVLLMLGLPFLATQNAVSYWPFGPVLCRLVMTLDGINQFTSVFCLTVMSVDRYLAVVHPIRSARWRRPRVAKLASAGVWAFSLLMSLPLVVFADVQEGWETCNVSWPEPVGLWGAVFIVYTSVLGFFGPLLVICLCYLLIVVKVKASGARVGATRRRSERKATRMVVVVVAVFAGCWLPFFVVNIVNLAFVLPAEPASAGAYFVVVVLSYANSCANPVLYGFLSDNFRQSFRKVLCLRKGDGAEDGAEAAEPRAYESGRLREATTPARSSEANGLMQTSRL from the coding sequence ATGGAGCCTCTGTTCCCGGTCCCCACGCTGGCCGCCTGGAACGCCTCCGCGGCGGCCCCCGGCGCGGGCGGCCGCAACGGGACGCTGGCGGGGCCGGCGGCCTCGCCGGGGGCCCGCGCCGTGGTGGTGCCCGTGCTGTACCTGCTGGTGTgcgtggtggggctggggggcaaCGCTCTGGTCATCTACGTGGTGCTGCGCCACGCCAAGATGAAGACGGTCACCAACATCTACATCCTCAACCTGGCCGTGGCTGACGTGCTGCTCATGCTGGGCCTGCCCTTCCTGGCCACGCAGAACGCCGTCTCCTACTGGCCCTTCGGCCCCGTCCTGTGCCGCCTGGTCATGACCTTGGACGGCATCAACCAGTTCACCAGCGTCTTCTGCCTGACCGTCATGAGCGTGGACCGCTACCTGGCCGTCGTCCACCCCATCCGCTCCGCCCGCTGGCGCCGCCCCCGGGTGGCCAAGCTGGCGAGCGCAGGCGTCTGGGCCTTCTCGCTGCTCATGTCGCTGCCGCTGGTGGTCTTTGCGGACGTCCAGGAGGGCTGGGAGACCTGCAACGTCAGCTGGCCGGAGCCCGTGGGCCTGTGGGGCGCCGTGTTCATCGTCTACACTTCCGTGCTGGGCTTCTTCGGGCCGCTGTTGGTCATCTGCCTGTGCTATCTGCTCatcgtggtcaaggtgaaggcgTCGGGCGCGCGCGTGGGCGCCACGCGGCGGCGCTCGGAGCGCAAGGCGACCcgcatggtggtggtggtggtcgcgGTGTTTGCGGGCTGCTGGCTGCCTTTCTTCGTCGTCAACATCGTCAACCTGGCCTTCGTCCTGCCCGCGGAGCCCGCCTCGGCGGGCGCCTACTTCGTCGTCGTCGTCCTGTCCTACGCCAACAGCTGCGCCAACCCCGTGCTCTACGGCTTCCTCTCTGACAACTTCCGCCAGAGCTTCCGGAAGGTTCTGTGCCTCCGCAAGGGCGACGGCGCCGAGGACGGCGCGGAGGCCGCGGAGCCCCGGGCCTACGAGAGCGGCCGGCTTCGGGAGGCCACGACGCCCGCACGCAGCTCCGAGGCCAACGGGCTCATGCAGACCAGCCGGCTGTGA